In Candidatus Aegiribacteria sp., the DNA window ATTGACAAGTGTTACTCTGCAAAAAAGCTATCTGGTGGTCAACCTGTAATGACTTACTACATCACTCTATCGTAACTCCTTAATTCAATTTTCTTCGCAATTGTGTTTACTCATATTCATTCACGTAGTTAACCACTCTCAATTACTACTAATAACAAACGTATCAATTTCGATATCCCAATATGAACATTATTATCTTCATTTATCGTGATAATGCATTTACGTCGTGCATCATTTCCTTTAGAAACATGTACAACGTTGAAATTTCATGTTAACTCATAATTAATAATAGAGATGAAATGAATACCTGAATTATTCTGATGTTTTACATAAGCTGCCTTGTATAAGCTCTTGAACTCTTTGTTATATGTTGCGTAAACGTTTCTTTTATTTATAATTGCTGATTTTATCATATCCCTGTAAATTGTGGTATATTCAAATGTGAGTTTACCGTGATACATGTGCGAACCGGGAAGATTTTATCCATGAACTGTAAGACACTTCTAATTCTTGACGCGGATGACACCCTCTGGGAGAGCGCTCTCTTCTTCGAAAGAACCGAGTACGATTTCCTGGAGCTTATGTACACTCTGGGATTCAAGAGAGAAAACATACGTCATATGGTTCATACAAGAGACATTGAGAGATTATCAGCAACAGGTTATGGTGCACGACCATACATTAATACTTTACGGAATATTCTGTTTGAACTCATTCCTGAGCCACCATTGTGGGCATCTACTGCCCTTCATGATATTGAAAGCACACTGCTTGAACATCCGGTAATACTGATGCCAGGAGTAATGGAAACTCTGCTGGCTGTTAAGTCACTCCCTGTCACTACAATCATTTACACGATGGGTGAACAGGAACACCAGTACGACAAATTCATGAAATCCGATCTTGTGAAGCTCGTTGATGATTTGATCATCGTGCCTGAGAAAACTGCTGCAAACCTGGAAGATCTTATTACTCGTTTCAATATGACTCCAGACGGCTGTATACTGGTGGGAAACAGCCCACGATCAGACATCAATCCGGCCCTTACACTTGGAATTCAAGCAGTGCACATCATTAGAGATCGAACGTGGGCAGCAGAACGGGAGGATTTTATCAATCCGGGACTTGTCATAACTATTGAGAAATTCGATGAACTGCTTGACATTCCCGGTCTGATCAAATCTTAATTGACATAGTAAGCATGAATCAAGTTCAATGCATGTAAACACTGGAGGCCTGTAATGAAGCTATCTGAAATAATTGAGCCAGGCTTTATTTCCCTTGACCTTAAGCCTGATTCCAGTGAACAGCTTCTCCGTGAAATAGCAGCACTCGCATCCTCAGCCAAACCTCTGAAGGATATCAGTAGTGACACAATCTACAATGCTCTTTCCGAACGGGAGAAACTGTCCTCAACTGCATGTGGTCACGGAGTAGCAATACCGCACTGCAGAATACCTGAAATGCCCGGATTTGTTGCCGGGCTTGTAGTTCTCTCTAATGGGATCGATTTCAACGCTTCTGATGATGAGAAGGTTGATCTTATACCATTCGTAATTGGTCCTGAAGAACATCCTCGAACACACCTTCAACTGCTCTCCTCTCTCGCTCAGGTTTTTAGAAACAACGAGTTGAGAAATAGCATTCGAAACGTGGAAACTCCTGAAATTGCATGCAAAATTCTCTCAGATAGCGACTCCCCGGATGAAGCCAGATCTGCCCGATCTGGAAAAAAACTCCTTCACCTTTTTGTACAGGATGAAAGTGTTTTCGACGAGCTTCTGCAGGTTTTCGCGACAGCTGAAACAACCTCATCCATGATTATGGACGCAGATGAATCAACAAGATATCTGATGAATATCCCTTTCTATGCAGGTTTCTGGAATACAGACATACAACATTTTAACAGAATTATTGTATCTGTAATCAGAAATGAATTAGTTAACGCAACAATAAGAAACATAGAATTCATTTGCGGTCCACTATCAGAAAGAACTGATATCATGATAACTGTCTCCGATCTGGAATCAGTTCACGGATCTCTGGAAAGTTAAAATGGCAGTTTCTATTATCGGTCTTGTTGGAATTGCGATTCTTTCCGGTCTATATGCCGGCAAATTTGCCCGAAAAATCGGATTACCTTCCCTGATCGGTTTCATGCTTGCAGGTGCCATATTGGGAGTCTCTCTTCTGAAAATATTCAATGTGGAAATACTTGAACATCTTTCATTCATACCTGATATCGCATTGGGATTCGTGGCTTTCAGTATTGGTTCCGAATTGAATCTCAATGTACTCAAACGACTTGGCAAAAGCCTTACCGCAATTCTTCTCTGTGAAACCCTCTTTACATTCGCTCTTGTAACTCTAGGTGTACTGATTATTTCCGGCGGAGACTGGCCTATGGCTCTGATTTTCGGTGCTATGG includes these proteins:
- a CDS encoding PTS sugar transporter subunit IIA translates to MKLSEIIEPGFISLDLKPDSSEQLLREIAALASSAKPLKDISSDTIYNALSEREKLSSTACGHGVAIPHCRIPEMPGFVAGLVVLSNGIDFNASDDEKVDLIPFVIGPEEHPRTHLQLLSSLAQVFRNNELRNSIRNVETPEIACKILSDSDSPDEARSARSGKKLLHLFVQDESVFDELLQVFATAETTSSMIMDADESTRYLMNIPFYAGFWNTDIQHFNRIIVSVIRNELVNATIRNIEFICGPLSERTDIMITVSDLESVHGSLES
- a CDS encoding HAD hydrolase-like protein translates to MNCKTLLILDADDTLWESALFFERTEYDFLELMYTLGFKRENIRHMVHTRDIERLSATGYGARPYINTLRNILFELIPEPPLWASTALHDIESTLLEHPVILMPGVMETLLAVKSLPVTTIIYTMGEQEHQYDKFMKSDLVKLVDDLIIVPEKTAANLEDLITRFNMTPDGCILVGNSPRSDINPALTLGIQAVHIIRDRTWAAEREDFINPGLVITIEKFDELLDIPGLIKS